In Brienomyrus brachyistius isolate T26 unplaced genomic scaffold, BBRACH_0.4 scaffold90, whole genome shotgun sequence, a single genomic region encodes these proteins:
- the LOC125727184 gene encoding NHS-like protein 2 isoform X2: MERLEAFRGKGDTTDLDLESKQPAHFQSSWQQHVNVFSPWNRPECVQELHQEAQVNLHRLLQEFEEQLYDHKVVGQTFRQPSSESSEEASHGRSPLAVPRRPHIVFLPTPKRASDCSTLTTWSVSSASSSPGRSQRSSRGPPVAQKPRWHLRCHTPAHLGAADAGDVCLPERTLTFDLIKGTLSPEPLYLKHLESGVHHFPLRKTFSDLDQSVPQSPERMEQASLLCASSSWNGPKGSTFSPTWSSSFSTFPLAAELLSSEHSAGTVPCNFGDSSGHSVSSGSRTGSLASIPTELSGKARTTPSTDATRGQSGTESSAGSPREKEAGPKRADASRMFRGRSLSTPTDSDSMCSVENQGVEGESSTPQYPSGSSEDGVSTNSVSPSGVDLLPDGSSRFRSRSISLKKPKKKPPPPVRSVSLRNGGTTDGREHPRDSRPKSLVIPREHQLHFQPDFISKPPQQLQDLSKSGGRRAVETRELKREADQSATLNQCKLTNPEKLVSNSSAEQGATVVPNVKVCSSSESLASPPSSQATALSQLSAETESKTSQVKPSGLMSPSSGYSSQCETPTPTIPTSTIMGPSPLGCRMRPKIPQRKSSLPAPSPAERAARCRLSFELPVTTHLDLFSIKPKSRASRRHSDSSAAIRSGYKLSPSQSIMPLVTQMDLRNVRLRSVSRSETDDSVDGSSGILEEEQTCDPSPCATTNVKPKPPVAVKPPLPKRPPNLSLKSPGSSSSSSHTSGCQPSSSAEPHGGDIYTEVRKPKKPPKSPITPGCIPDSGGQLQQRVVEDQQGADRCLQTPSISPEAQGSGGSLPSRVSTPSVAELDKKGNKVPPPIPKKPNIVFVSANTFHASIPTNRPGNSVESCSTPTYQMVSGKQEKHSDSSPRDCDKDADQRAPVSQATSPGDGGTERSSEDSENERSMPGNTDEDSDDVFVQSSRPAATEDLFAIIHRSKRKVLGRKEPSDQFGSKQSLTSPVKGDGDQRATGAALCYNSRNDTFMALLQRKNSKPSGSRGMSAAELLRTTNPLARRVMEFTMADPELAPKPRSSQGK, encoded by the exons ATGGAGCGGCTGGAAGCATTCAGGGGcaaaggag ACACCACTGACTTGGACTTGGAGAGCAAGCAACCGGCCCACTTCCAATCGTCATGGCAACAGCACGTGAACGTGTTCAGCCCGTGGAATAGGCCCGAGTGCGTTCAGGAGCTGCATCAGGAGGCACAGGTCAACCTTCATCGGCTGCTGCAAG AATTCGAGGAGCAGCTTTATGACCACAAAGTGGTGGGACAGACGTTCCGGCAGCCGTCGTCTGAGAGCTCAGAGGAGGCCTCCCACGGCAGATCACCCCTGGCAGTACCCAGACGGCCTCACATTGTCTTCCTG CCAACCCCCAAGCGTGCGAGCGACTGCAGCACCCTCACGACCTGGTCTGTGAgctcggccagcagcagcccggGCCGCTCCCAGCGGTCCTCCCGCGGCCCGCCCGTTGCCCAGAAGCCCCGCTGGCACCTCAGATGCCACACTCCCGCTCACCTGGGCGCTGCTGACGCAG GGGATGTTTGTCTTCCAGAAAGGACACTGACCTTTGACCTAATAAAAGGCACCCTCTCACCTGAGCCCCTCTATCTCAAGCATTTAGAAAGCGGCGTTCACCATTTTCCACTGCGAAAGACCTTCAGCGATTTGGACCAAAGTGTGCCCCAGTCTCCAGAAAGGATGGAGCAAGCCAGCCTTCTGTGTGCCAGTTCATCGTGGAATGGGCCCAAGGGCTCCACTTTCTCCCCTACCTGGAGCAGCTCTTTCAGCACCTTCCCATTAGCGGCCGAGCTGCTTTCCTCGGAGCACTCAGCTGGCACGGTCCCTTGCAACTTTGGTGACAGCTCAGGTCATTCCGTGAGCTCAGGGTCACGTACTGGTTCCTTAGCCTCCATCCCAACTGAGTTGTCTGGCAAGGCTCGGACCACTCCTTCAACCGATGCTACCCGTGGACAGAGTGGAACCGAGAGCTCTGCAGGAAGTCCCAGAGAAAAGGAGGCGGGACCCAAACGAGCTGATGCTTCCAGAATGTTCCGTGGGCGGTCCCTCTCCACTCCCACCGACTCAGACTCGATGTGTTCTGTTGAAAACCAGGGCGTGGAAGGAGAGAGCTCCACCCCACAGTACCCGAGTGGAAGCTCAGAGGATGGAGTCAGCACCAACAGCGTTTCTCCATCAGGGGTGGACCTCCTACCTGATGGGAGTTCGCGCTTCAGGTCCCGCAGCATCTCACTGAAGAAGCCAAAAAAGAAACCTCCACCCCCTGTTCGTAGTGTGTCCCTGAGGAACGGCGGCACCACCGACGGCCGTGAGCACCCCAGAGACAGCAGGCCCAAGAGCCTCGTCATCCCCAGGGAACACCAGCTGCACTTTCAGCCTGATTTCATCTCCAAGCCACCACAGCAGTTGCAGGACCTGTCTAAGTCCGGCGGGAGGAGAGCTGTAGAGACCCGGGAATTGAAACGAGAGGCAGATCAGTCGGCCACTCTGAACCAGTGTAAGCTTACCAACCCAGAAAAGTTGGTGTCAAATTCAAGTGCAGAGCAGGGCGCCACTGTGGTGCCGAATGTGAAGGTGTGCAGCAGCTCCGAGTCGCTCGCctcccctcccagctcccaggctACTGCACTTTCCCAGCTTTCAGCAGAGACGGAATCAAAAACATCCCAAGTCAAACCATCTGGACTGATGTCTCCATCTAGTGGTTACTCCAGTCAGTGTGAAACTCCCACTCCAACCATTCCCACCTCTACCATTATGGGACCCTCTCCACTGGGCTGCAGGATGCGACCGAAGATCCCACAGAGAAAGTCGTCTTTGCCTGCCCCATCTCCAGCAGAGAGGGCTGCCAGGTGCCGGCTGTCGTTCGAGCTGCCCGTGACCACGCACCTGGACCTGTTCTCCATCAAGCCAAAGTCGAGAGCCAGTCGGCGACACTCTGACTCCTCGGCTGCCATCCGCTCTGGATACAAACTGAGCCCGAGTCAGTCGATCATGCCCTTGGTGACCCAAATGGATTTACGGAATGTTCGGCTGCGCTCTGTCAGCCGCTCGGAAACTGATGACAGTGTGGATGGGTCCTCTGGCATCCTCGAGGAGGAGCAGACCTGTGACCCGTCCCCTTGTGCAACCACAAACGTCAAACCTAAGCCCCCGGTGGCAGTGAAACCACCTTTACCTAAACGACCTCCCAACTTGAGTTTGAAGTCTCCcggttcctcctcttcctcctcccacACCTCTGGCTGCCAGCCATCCTCATCAGCAGAACCTCATGGGGGAGACATCTACACAGAGGTTAGAAAACCCAAGAAGCCGCCAAAGTCTCCGATCACGCCTGGCTGTATTCCGGACTCTGGTGGGCAGCTGCAGCAGAGGGTCGTGGAAGATCAGCAAGGGGCAGATCGTTGTTTGCAGACCCCGTCCATCAGCCCAGAAGCACAGGGCAGTGGAGGATCGTTGCCTAGCAGAGTTTCCACCCCATCTGTGGCTGAATTGGATAAGAAGGGGAATAAGGTACCTCCCCCTATTCCAAAGAAACCGAACATTGTTTTTGTGTCTGCGAACACCTTCCACGCCAGTATACCTACAAACAGGCCAGGGAACTCAGTGGAGAGCTGCAGCACGCCCACGTATCAGATGGTGTCCGGGAAACAGGAAAAGCACTCCGATTCATCTCCAAGGGACTGTGATAAAGATGCTGACCAGAGAGCACCTGTCTCCCAAGCAACATCCC CTGGCGATGGGGGAACGGAGAGAAGTTCCGAAGATTCGGAGAATGAGAGGAGCATGCCGGGTAACACGGACGAGGACTCTGACGATGTGTTCGTGCAGAGCTCGCGGCCGGCTGCCACCGAAGACCTTTTCGCCATCATCCACAG GTCAAAGCGGAAAGTTTTGGGCCGCAAAGAACCGTCGGACCAGTTTGGCAGCAAGCAGAGCTTGACATCTCCCGTGAAGGGCGACGGCGATCAACGCGCCACCGGGGCGGCGCTGTGCTACAACTCCCGCAATGATACCTTCATGGCCCTGCTGCAGAGGAAGAACAGCAAGCCCAGCGGCAGCAGGGGCATGTCGGCCGCCGAGCTGCTGCGGACCACCAACCCGCTGGCCCGCCGAGTCATGGAGTTCACCATGGCTGATCCGGAGCTGGCCCCCAAACCCAGATCCTCACAGGGAAAGTGA
- the LOC125727184 gene encoding NHS-like protein 2 isoform X1 — protein sequence MPFCKRLIVPKHVCRSEDRRDGEIFADLVDVCSFTLCNLLRQLSDLSRLSVSILEDLEGELLSICQRSGTLESKVISLQKHVSAFVTRPPLNNTTDLDLESKQPAHFQSSWQQHVNVFSPWNRPECVQELHQEAQVNLHRLLQEFEEQLYDHKVVGQTFRQPSSESSEEASHGRSPLAVPRRPHIVFLPTPKRASDCSTLTTWSVSSASSSPGRSQRSSRGPPVAQKPRWHLRCHTPAHLGAADAGDVCLPERTLTFDLIKGTLSPEPLYLKHLESGVHHFPLRKTFSDLDQSVPQSPERMEQASLLCASSSWNGPKGSTFSPTWSSSFSTFPLAAELLSSEHSAGTVPCNFGDSSGHSVSSGSRTGSLASIPTELSGKARTTPSTDATRGQSGTESSAGSPREKEAGPKRADASRMFRGRSLSTPTDSDSMCSVENQGVEGESSTPQYPSGSSEDGVSTNSVSPSGVDLLPDGSSRFRSRSISLKKPKKKPPPPVRSVSLRNGGTTDGREHPRDSRPKSLVIPREHQLHFQPDFISKPPQQLQDLSKSGGRRAVETRELKREADQSATLNQCKLTNPEKLVSNSSAEQGATVVPNVKVCSSSESLASPPSSQATALSQLSAETESKTSQVKPSGLMSPSSGYSSQCETPTPTIPTSTIMGPSPLGCRMRPKIPQRKSSLPAPSPAERAARCRLSFELPVTTHLDLFSIKPKSRASRRHSDSSAAIRSGYKLSPSQSIMPLVTQMDLRNVRLRSVSRSETDDSVDGSSGILEEEQTCDPSPCATTNVKPKPPVAVKPPLPKRPPNLSLKSPGSSSSSSHTSGCQPSSSAEPHGGDIYTEVRKPKKPPKSPITPGCIPDSGGQLQQRVVEDQQGADRCLQTPSISPEAQGSGGSLPSRVSTPSVAELDKKGNKVPPPIPKKPNIVFVSANTFHASIPTNRPGNSVESCSTPTYQMVSGKQEKHSDSSPRDCDKDADQRAPVSQATSPGDGGTERSSEDSENERSMPGNTDEDSDDVFVQSSRPAATEDLFAIIHRSKRKVLGRKEPSDQFGSKQSLTSPVKGDGDQRATGAALCYNSRNDTFMALLQRKNSKPSGSRGMSAAELLRTTNPLARRVMEFTMADPELAPKPRSSQGK from the exons ACACCACTGACTTGGACTTGGAGAGCAAGCAACCGGCCCACTTCCAATCGTCATGGCAACAGCACGTGAACGTGTTCAGCCCGTGGAATAGGCCCGAGTGCGTTCAGGAGCTGCATCAGGAGGCACAGGTCAACCTTCATCGGCTGCTGCAAG AATTCGAGGAGCAGCTTTATGACCACAAAGTGGTGGGACAGACGTTCCGGCAGCCGTCGTCTGAGAGCTCAGAGGAGGCCTCCCACGGCAGATCACCCCTGGCAGTACCCAGACGGCCTCACATTGTCTTCCTG CCAACCCCCAAGCGTGCGAGCGACTGCAGCACCCTCACGACCTGGTCTGTGAgctcggccagcagcagcccggGCCGCTCCCAGCGGTCCTCCCGCGGCCCGCCCGTTGCCCAGAAGCCCCGCTGGCACCTCAGATGCCACACTCCCGCTCACCTGGGCGCTGCTGACGCAG GGGATGTTTGTCTTCCAGAAAGGACACTGACCTTTGACCTAATAAAAGGCACCCTCTCACCTGAGCCCCTCTATCTCAAGCATTTAGAAAGCGGCGTTCACCATTTTCCACTGCGAAAGACCTTCAGCGATTTGGACCAAAGTGTGCCCCAGTCTCCAGAAAGGATGGAGCAAGCCAGCCTTCTGTGTGCCAGTTCATCGTGGAATGGGCCCAAGGGCTCCACTTTCTCCCCTACCTGGAGCAGCTCTTTCAGCACCTTCCCATTAGCGGCCGAGCTGCTTTCCTCGGAGCACTCAGCTGGCACGGTCCCTTGCAACTTTGGTGACAGCTCAGGTCATTCCGTGAGCTCAGGGTCACGTACTGGTTCCTTAGCCTCCATCCCAACTGAGTTGTCTGGCAAGGCTCGGACCACTCCTTCAACCGATGCTACCCGTGGACAGAGTGGAACCGAGAGCTCTGCAGGAAGTCCCAGAGAAAAGGAGGCGGGACCCAAACGAGCTGATGCTTCCAGAATGTTCCGTGGGCGGTCCCTCTCCACTCCCACCGACTCAGACTCGATGTGTTCTGTTGAAAACCAGGGCGTGGAAGGAGAGAGCTCCACCCCACAGTACCCGAGTGGAAGCTCAGAGGATGGAGTCAGCACCAACAGCGTTTCTCCATCAGGGGTGGACCTCCTACCTGATGGGAGTTCGCGCTTCAGGTCCCGCAGCATCTCACTGAAGAAGCCAAAAAAGAAACCTCCACCCCCTGTTCGTAGTGTGTCCCTGAGGAACGGCGGCACCACCGACGGCCGTGAGCACCCCAGAGACAGCAGGCCCAAGAGCCTCGTCATCCCCAGGGAACACCAGCTGCACTTTCAGCCTGATTTCATCTCCAAGCCACCACAGCAGTTGCAGGACCTGTCTAAGTCCGGCGGGAGGAGAGCTGTAGAGACCCGGGAATTGAAACGAGAGGCAGATCAGTCGGCCACTCTGAACCAGTGTAAGCTTACCAACCCAGAAAAGTTGGTGTCAAATTCAAGTGCAGAGCAGGGCGCCACTGTGGTGCCGAATGTGAAGGTGTGCAGCAGCTCCGAGTCGCTCGCctcccctcccagctcccaggctACTGCACTTTCCCAGCTTTCAGCAGAGACGGAATCAAAAACATCCCAAGTCAAACCATCTGGACTGATGTCTCCATCTAGTGGTTACTCCAGTCAGTGTGAAACTCCCACTCCAACCATTCCCACCTCTACCATTATGGGACCCTCTCCACTGGGCTGCAGGATGCGACCGAAGATCCCACAGAGAAAGTCGTCTTTGCCTGCCCCATCTCCAGCAGAGAGGGCTGCCAGGTGCCGGCTGTCGTTCGAGCTGCCCGTGACCACGCACCTGGACCTGTTCTCCATCAAGCCAAAGTCGAGAGCCAGTCGGCGACACTCTGACTCCTCGGCTGCCATCCGCTCTGGATACAAACTGAGCCCGAGTCAGTCGATCATGCCCTTGGTGACCCAAATGGATTTACGGAATGTTCGGCTGCGCTCTGTCAGCCGCTCGGAAACTGATGACAGTGTGGATGGGTCCTCTGGCATCCTCGAGGAGGAGCAGACCTGTGACCCGTCCCCTTGTGCAACCACAAACGTCAAACCTAAGCCCCCGGTGGCAGTGAAACCACCTTTACCTAAACGACCTCCCAACTTGAGTTTGAAGTCTCCcggttcctcctcttcctcctcccacACCTCTGGCTGCCAGCCATCCTCATCAGCAGAACCTCATGGGGGAGACATCTACACAGAGGTTAGAAAACCCAAGAAGCCGCCAAAGTCTCCGATCACGCCTGGCTGTATTCCGGACTCTGGTGGGCAGCTGCAGCAGAGGGTCGTGGAAGATCAGCAAGGGGCAGATCGTTGTTTGCAGACCCCGTCCATCAGCCCAGAAGCACAGGGCAGTGGAGGATCGTTGCCTAGCAGAGTTTCCACCCCATCTGTGGCTGAATTGGATAAGAAGGGGAATAAGGTACCTCCCCCTATTCCAAAGAAACCGAACATTGTTTTTGTGTCTGCGAACACCTTCCACGCCAGTATACCTACAAACAGGCCAGGGAACTCAGTGGAGAGCTGCAGCACGCCCACGTATCAGATGGTGTCCGGGAAACAGGAAAAGCACTCCGATTCATCTCCAAGGGACTGTGATAAAGATGCTGACCAGAGAGCACCTGTCTCCCAAGCAACATCCC CTGGCGATGGGGGAACGGAGAGAAGTTCCGAAGATTCGGAGAATGAGAGGAGCATGCCGGGTAACACGGACGAGGACTCTGACGATGTGTTCGTGCAGAGCTCGCGGCCGGCTGCCACCGAAGACCTTTTCGCCATCATCCACAG GTCAAAGCGGAAAGTTTTGGGCCGCAAAGAACCGTCGGACCAGTTTGGCAGCAAGCAGAGCTTGACATCTCCCGTGAAGGGCGACGGCGATCAACGCGCCACCGGGGCGGCGCTGTGCTACAACTCCCGCAATGATACCTTCATGGCCCTGCTGCAGAGGAAGAACAGCAAGCCCAGCGGCAGCAGGGGCATGTCGGCCGCCGAGCTGCTGCGGACCACCAACCCGCTGGCCCGCCGAGTCATGGAGTTCACCATGGCTGATCCGGAGCTGGCCCCCAAACCCAGATCCTCACAGGGAAAGTGA